The genomic segment AAGAGCGCGCCTTTACCGTGTGGGAATTGCCGGCAAACGGCCTGACGGCAACGCTGGCCGCCGGCGCCTGCGCGCGCCTCTACCCCGCGGCGCTGGTGTTCCCGTTGCGGGTGGCCGGCGCTGCCTGGCACCTGGTCGCCGCGCTCGGCGGACTCAACCACGTCGGCGGCGAAGCGCCGGCACGGGTACTGGGCTGGCGCTGCCCGCGCGGCCTGACCGCCAGCCACGGCCTGCGCGTCGCACCTACCGTACCCGGCGTCGAGTACGGTTTCTGGATCGCGGTAACGTGGCTGGCTACCGCGGACACCGGTGCCGCGGAGGCCGCCGCCCTGCTGCTGCGCGACCAGTTTCAGGTGCCCGCGCGGCTGACCGCTTACCGCGGCGCCCTGCTCGGCGCCGACGCGGCCCGCGAGCAGCCGGCCGACCGGGCCGCGCTCGCCGGCGGCTTCGACCGCGCCATCGGCGCCTACCGCCTGCAGGCGGCGGCCGGGCAATCCCGCTTCACCTTCGACCCCGGGCCGGTGGCGCGCGCGCATCCCGCGTTCCTGATCAGCGGCCCGGGCCGCCGGCGCGACGAAGATGCGGGGGTTGCCGGCGACACCTGCGCCGCGGCCGCGGCTGCCGGCAGGACGGAGGCCGTCGTGTGCATCGTGGACGGCGCCCGGCTGACGGCGGGCCCCGACTTCCGTTGGCAGTGGTTGCCGGCCCCCGCCGGCGTGCTGGTGCAACTGCGCCGTACGGTCACCGCCCCGGTGACCGTGGAGATCGGCTTGGGCTGTTAGCAGTTGACGGCTGGTGTTCCGCCGCCGGCTGCCAGGGCGGGCCGTCGGCGGTCTATCCCCGCTGCGCCAGGACCGGGTCGGCCAGCTTGCTCTGCACCTCGTAGATCGATCCCTGGCGCTCATGGTTGGGCAGGGGGATGCGTACCGGCACCGGCGTGACACGCGGCGTGTTGGTAGGCGCGCCGCGCAGAATGCGGCCGTTGAACGACTCCCACTCCACCGGCCTCGCCAGCGGCCAGGCATCTACGGCGCACATCTCCAGCAGCAGCAGCCGTCGCGGCCGCGCCGACCGGTTGGGCGCCGAGCCGTGCAGCGTGCGCACGTGGTGCAGGGAGATGCCGCCGGCCGGGACCTCCAGCAGCACCGTTTCTGCGGGATCCACGTCACGGTCGGTCACGGCGCCCACGAAGTAACCGTCCTGGTGATGATCGTACAGCGGCCCGCGGTGGCTTCCCGGCACCACCATCATGGCGCCGTTGTCCTCGGTCATGGCGTCGATGGCCACGCCCACCGCCAGGATGTCGTCGTTGGTGTGCGGGTAGAACGCCCAGTCCTGGTGCCACTCCACCGGGCTCCCGTAGCCGGCCGACTTCATGTTCAGCTTGGTGGACTGGTAGCGCACGCCGGGGCCGACGAGCTGATCCACGATGGCGACGATGCCGGGATGGCGCAGCGTGCGGTCGTATACGTCGTGGTGAAGGTTGGGACTCTTGAGGCGCCGCACACGCGGCTCGGCGGGTGAGTGGCTCGGTTCCAGGTCGTACAGGTCGGTGTGCGCGCTGACGCTCCGGCTTGCCTCTACCAGCTCGTCCGTCACGCGCTGCAGCGCCGCGACCTCGGCACCGCTGAGCACGCCGGGAACCGCCAGGTAGCCGTCGTCGTGGTACTGTCGTACCTGCTTTGCAGTCAACATGATCGGTCTCGCCGTTCAGCATTGCGCCCAGCGCCGACCGCGTCAATAGCATGAGGTGGCCGGCAGTTCAGCATGATCGGCCTCGCCGCCCGGCATCTCCCGGGCGCGGCGCGCGTGATCGGCATGCGCTGACGGCGTGCACTCGACAGCGCGCCGGGCGCCGCGGGCGCGCTTGATGACCGTCCCGGCGCGGCACGGTAGGCTACGGCAATGACCATTGCCGCCATCGAAGCAGCGATCGCGAACGCGGACGCCGCCGTCGTGCGCCCGCCCGGCGGCCCCGCCTCGCCGACCGTGGCCGCAACCCCGCAACCGCGGTCGCCGGCGCCTGGTGGTCGAATCGCGCACCGCTCCCCTTCGGCGGATCAAGCCGCGGTCGCGCTGGTGTTCGCCGGCAGCGACGCCGACCTGCGGCTGTGCTTCATCCGGCGCGCCACCCATCCGCGCGATCCCTGGTCCGGGCAGATGGCGCTACCCGGCGGCCGTGCCGCACCGGCCGACGCCAGCCTGTGCGCGGCCGCGGTGCGCGAGACGCGCGAAGAGGTGGGCCTCACCCTGGCGGGTGCCCGCTACCTCGGCGCGCTGCCGCCGATTCCCATGGTCCGGGCCGGACGCCCCATCAACGGCTCGGTGGCGCCGTTTGCGTTCTGCCTCGAAGGCGAGCCGCCGGTGCTGACGGTCGACCCGGCGGAGGTCGCCGCCGCCTACTGGATTGCCGTGCGCCACCTGCGCGACCCGGATCAGCGCACCGTGTTGCCGATGACCCGCAGCGGCGTCACCCGGCGGCTGCCGGCGGTGCGCTTCCGGCGCCACCTGATCTGGGGCATGACCTACCGCATCGTCACCCCGCTGCTGGACCGGGCAGCTTCGATGTGACGGTGTCGACGGCACGTGGCGGACGAGTCGTCGTTGCCGCGGCTCGCCGGGGCGGTGAACCGGTTACGCGCCCTTGACGGCGTGCGGAGCGTGTCCCTACCATCCGGCCGCGTATGGTGACCGAGCGCGACATCTACTTCTTCGACCTGCGCGGCTTTCTGGTCCTGAAGGGAGCCCTCGCCCGCGACGAAGTGCAGGAACTGAACGACTGCCTCGACGCCATGCCGCGCCTGGAAGTGGGCGAGTGGTACGGCTACGTGCACGCCCACACCTTCGGCGACCGCGACGGACTGAACTACCAGCAGATCTACGAGGCCGGCGCGCCGTTCGAGCGCCTTGTCGACCATCCCTCGTGGTTCGACAAGGTGCGTCACTTCGTCGGCGGCGAGGGCAGCTTCGACGAGCATCACGGCCCGCTGTTCATCGACGAGAACTTCGTCAACTTCCGCGGACCGGGTGAGGCGATCGGCTTGCACAACGGCGGCCACCTGGGACTGAGCCGCTGTCAGTTCCGCTACATCGGCGGCAAGTTCCACTGCAACCAAATCAACGTCATCGTCGCACTCACCGACATCGGCCCCGGTGACGGCGGCACCGTGCTGATTCCCGGCTCCCACAAGAGCAACTTCGAGCACCCCGACTTCAGCTCCTACTCGATGGGCGTCGACGAGCGGCCGTCGGCGGAGCGGATCGAGGGCAGCCTGGAGGTGCACCTGCGCGCCGGCGATGCGCTGCTGTTCGTGGACTGCTGCACGCACGGCTCGGCGCGGCGCGTGAACGCGGGCGAACGCCGCATCCTGGTGAACCGCTACGGGCCGTCGTGGGGCAACTTCCGGCACGGCTACCAGCCGTCACCGGCGCTGCTCGACCGGCTCACGCCGCGCCGGCGCTCCATCGTGTGGCCGCAGACGCCGCTGGAGCGCACGCCAAACCGGCAGCCGGTCGCGTCGGCGGCCGGCTGATGTCCCGGCGCGCCACCGGCAGTTCGGCGGCTGCCACGGCGGGGAGCAGGCGTCCGTATTCGTCCGCACCGGCGGCACGCCGGCCCTGTTCGCCTATCGCGAGGAGATCGAGAGCCTGATCCCGCGCATCAACCACGCACCGTCAGCGGAGCTGCGCCGGCCTCGCTCAAATTGACTTCGCAGGGCGGCGGGCGGTACCTTTCCGAGCAGCGGTTGGCGGTGGCCGTCGACCCGAAAATGGCGGTACGAGATAGCCCTTGCGAACGCACCCGATCGCTCCGGCGATTTTGTTCTTCCTCAGCTTGGCCGGTGTGTGCGCCCACTCCCAGACCCTGTCCGGCTCTGGAACCCTGCCCGGCTCCGGTGCCCTGCCGTTGCGCACCGCGGTCGAAGTCGCTCTGACCGGGAACCTGCAGATTGTCGCCGCCGCCTTGTCGGTGCGGATCGCCGAGCAACAGGTGCGCGAAGCCTACGCGGGCGTGTGGCCCCAGGTGTCCGCCGAAGCATCCTACCTGCGCTCGCTCGGCGCCTGGAGCCAGCGGGTAGTCCCGGACGAGGATCCCGAGATCGAGTCGGACACCTCGAACGCGCCTGACAACACCTGGACCGCGTCCCTGAAGCTGAACCAGACGGTGATGGACTTCCGCGTGTTCTCCGGTCTGGCCGCGGCCGACAACCTGCTGTCGCTGCGCGGCGAGGAGCGCCGCGGCGCGGCGCACCAGGTGGTGGACCTGGTGCGGCAGAGCTATTTCAACGTCCTGCTGGCCGCCGAGCGGGAGGCGCTCACCGAGCAGAGCATCGCCCGCGTACGGCAGACGCTGCGCGAGACACGCGCCCGCCACAGCGAGGGGTTCGCCAGCGACGACGAGCTGCTGCGCGCCGAAGTGCAGTTCACGAATCTGGAAACGCGCCTGATCCTGGCCCGCAACCAGGTCGCCGCGGCGCGCGGCCGGTTGTTGGTGGCCCTCGGCGTGGACCCGTTGCAGCCGGTCGCCGTTTCCGGCTCGCTCAGCGAACTGCAA from the Spirochaetaceae bacterium genome contains:
- a CDS encoding phytanoyl-CoA dioxygenase family protein, which encodes MLTAKQVRQYHDDGYLAVPGVLSGAEVAALQRVTDELVEASRSVSAHTDLYDLEPSHSPAEPRVRRLKSPNLHHDVYDRTLRHPGIVAIVDQLVGPGVRYQSTKLNMKSAGYGSPVEWHQDWAFYPHTNDDILAVGVAIDAMTEDNGAMMVVPGSHRGPLYDHHQDGYFVGAVTDRDVDPAETVLLEVPAGGISLHHVRTLHGSAPNRSARPRRLLLLEMCAVDAWPLARPVEWESFNGRILRGAPTNTPRVTPVPVRIPLPNHERQGSIYEVQSKLADPVLAQRG
- a CDS encoding CoA pyrophosphatase, producing MTIAAIEAAIANADAAVVRPPGGPASPTVAATPQPRSPAPGGRIAHRSPSADQAAVALVFAGSDADLRLCFIRRATHPRDPWSGQMALPGGRAAPADASLCAAAVRETREEVGLTLAGARYLGALPPIPMVRAGRPINGSVAPFAFCLEGEPPVLTVDPAEVAAAYWIAVRHLRDPDQRTVLPMTRSGVTRRLPAVRFRRHLIWGMTYRIVTPLLDRAASM
- a CDS encoding phytanoyl-CoA dioxygenase family protein, coding for MVTERDIYFFDLRGFLVLKGALARDEVQELNDCLDAMPRLEVGEWYGYVHAHTFGDRDGLNYQQIYEAGAPFERLVDHPSWFDKVRHFVGGEGSFDEHHGPLFIDENFVNFRGPGEAIGLHNGGHLGLSRCQFRYIGGKFHCNQINVIVALTDIGPGDGGTVLIPGSHKSNFEHPDFSSYSMGVDERPSAERIEGSLEVHLRAGDALLFVDCCTHGSARRVNAGERRILVNRYGPSWGNFRHGYQPSPALLDRLTPRRRSIVWPQTPLERTPNRQPVASAAG
- a CDS encoding TolC family protein, translating into MRTHPIAPAILFFLSLAGVCAHSQTLSGSGTLPGSGALPLRTAVEVALTGNLQIVAAALSVRIAEQQVREAYAGVWPQVSAEASYLRSLGAWSQRVVPDEDPEIESDTSNAPDNTWTASLKLNQTVMDFRVFSGLAAADNLLSLRGEERRGAAHQVVDLVRQSYFNVLLAAEREALTEQSIARVRQTLRETRARHSEGFASDDELLRAEVQFTNLETRLILARNQVAAARGRLLVALGVDPLQPVAVSGSLSELQLAPGAVNSAGNADLLAASGAVALAAMTEEELRQAAFTLRSDLRQLRSSVTLGEIQVEVQQREVLPVIRAFGSVDFRVADNDEDDVFGSPLGPERYSQWDLSASAGLSIQVPVFSGFRPSARLEQRREELRLVTSRLRQAELDMVNQVRTLAASMREARARAASQRVAIVQSQRGYDIATARYRAGVGSQFEVVAAETTLREAEFNYAQAVYDYLSTASRLEVATGQVPLVDRSASTEEAADG